A genomic region of Chiroxiphia lanceolata isolate bChiLan1 chromosome 31, bChiLan1.pri, whole genome shotgun sequence contains the following coding sequences:
- the PHF8 gene encoding histone lysine demethylase PHF8, with protein MASVPVYCLCRLPYDVTRFMIECDGCQDWFHGSCVGVEEEAAAEIDLYHCPQCAVLRGPSVMKRRRGPPKAPDQDPPGSRPARTGSAQFIRELRGRTFPSADEVLLRPGGAQLTVEYLEENSFSVPILVSRQEGLGMTLPPPSFTPRDVLHYVGADKVVSVLDVGRQAELRMRLGDFVAYLGGPRRERVLNVTGLEFSDTRLSNLVQTPRIVRKLSWVENLWPGESARERPSVQKYCLLGARDGYCDFHIACGGTSAWCHVLRGEKIFYLARPSAANLSLFEAWSSSRNRPELFFGDQVDRCYRCHLRQGQTLFIPTGWIQASLTPVDCLAFGGNFLHSLNIGMQLRAYELERRLSGSDPVKFPNFETICWYVGRHLLDTFRGLRENRRHPAAYLVHGAKALSGAFRAWTRREVLGEHEHEIPETVRPGQLVKELGREIRLAEELFQQSTGMSGTPFGPPWGVPAPKKGGPRKPPPSSRPSDEGGAPNPPPDPPEEDEEADPPSSSAEETDPDSEGDPQTPLHNGGARPRRSRPGGLWGSRPPPSPPCSPPSSPLDLDSEEELQIDETPPRRGPRRLPRLPRKLPRAKPCSDPNRVREPGEVDFDIEEDYTTDEDEEGAAGGSAGILDLLKASRQVGGSEYPQLSEAPASPSTREAIQGMLCMANLPAGTPLGPPSWWSGGSGPDRGGAGGSGGGRRAPPAPRSTDSEAEGSLDEQDSLGACFKDAEYIYPSLESDEDDPALKSLPKRKKVTDDAPWSPKARVTPSLPRQSRPVREGTRVASVETGLAAAAAKLAQQEHRKLQRRKGPPTKRRPPPSPPSPEEEEEEEEEEEEEEDEDEEPDPEPEGGEGDPEVGGEGQAEVGGGEGEAEPPPEPPPDPLYPPSLADHEYTARPGGPLPPPGGAQPGRAPTPMAPGVFLSQRRGPPGTAPPQHGKRPRKGLATAKQRLGRILKIHRNGKLLL; from the exons CTGTgtgggggtggaggaggaggcggcggccgAGATTGACCTGTACCACTGCCCCCAGTGCGCCGTGCTCAGGGGGCCCTCTGTCA TGAAGCGGCGCCGGGGCCCCCCCAAGGCTCCGGATCAGGATCCCCCCGGGAGCCGCCCGGCCCGGACCGGGAGCGCCCAGTTCATCCGGGAGCTGCGGGGACGCACCTTCCCCAG tGCGGACGAGGTGCTACTGCGGCCGGGGGGGGCCCAGCTGACGGTGGAGTACCTGGAGGAGAACAGCTTCAGCGTCCCCATCCTGGTGTCCcggcaggaggggctggggatgaCCCTGCCCCCCCCCTCCTTCACCCCCCGTGACGTCCTGCACTACGTGG GAGCAGACAAGGTGGTCTCGGTGCTGGACGTGGGCCGCCAGGCCGAGCTCCGGATGCGCCTCGGGGACTTTGTGGCCTATTTGGGGGGTCCCCGGCGCGAGAGGGTCCTGAACGTCACCGGCCTCGAGTTCTCCGACACCAG gCTGTCCAACCTGGTGCAGACCCCCCGGATCGTGCGGAAGCTCTCGTGGGTGGAGAACCTGTGGCCGGGGGAGTCGGCGCGGGAGCGGCCGAGCGTGCAGAAGTACTGCCTGCTGGGGGCCAGGGACGGCTACTGCGACTTCCACATCGCCTGCGGGGGCACCTCGGCCTGGTGCCACGTGCTCAGG GGCGAGAAGATCTTTTACCTGGCGCGTCCCTCGGCCGCCAACCTGTCCCTGTTCGaggcctggagcagctcccgcAACCGCCCCGAGCTCTTCTTCGGGGACCAGGTGGATCGGTGCTACCGCTGCCACCTGCGCCAGGGCCAGACCCTCTTCATCCCCACGG gctGGATCCAGGCCTCGCTGACCCCCGTGGACTGTTTGGCTTTTGGGGGCAACTTCCTGCACAGCCTCAACATCGGGATGCAGCTCAg GGCGTACGAGCTGGAGCGGCGCCTCAGCGGCTCCGACCCCGTGAAGTTCCCCAATTTCGAGACCATTTGTTGGTACGTGGGGAGGCATCTCCTGGACACCTTCCGAG GGCTGCGGGAGAACCGCCGGCACCCCGCGGCCTACCTGGTGCACGGGGCCAAGGCCCTGAGCGGGGCCTTCCGCGCCTGGACCCGCAGGGAG GTGCTGGGGGAGCACGAACACGAGATCCCTGAAACCGTCCGACCGGGACAGCTGGTGAAGGAACTGGGCAGGGAGATCCGGCTGGCTGag gaGCTGTTCCAGCAGAGCACGGGGATGTCGGGGACCCCCTTCGGCCCCCcctggggggtcccagcccccAAAAAGGGGGGTCCCCGcaaacccccccccagctcccgcCCCTCCGACGAGGGGGGGGCCCCCAACCCACCCCCGGACCCCCccgaggaggacgaggag GctgacccccccagctccagcgCGGAGGAGACGGACCCCGACTCGGAGGgggacccccagacccccctgcACAACGGGGGGGCTCG GCCCCGCCGGAGCCGCcccggggggctctgggggtcccgaccccccccgtcccccccctgctccccccccagctcccccttGGACCTGGACTcggaggaggagctgcagattGATGAGACCCCCCCTCGGAGGGGCCCCCGCCGGCTGCCCC ggctgccccgGAAGCTGCCCCGGGCCAAGCCCTGCTCGGACCCCAACCGGGTGCGGGAGCCGGGGGAGGTGGACTTTGACATCGAg GAGGATTACACCACAGAcgaggatgaggaaggagctGCCGGGGGCAGCGCCGGGATCCTCGACCTGCTCAAGGCCAGTCGGCAAGTGGGGGGCTCCGAGTACCCCCAGCTCAG cgAGGCCCCCGCGTCCCCCAGCACGCGCGAGGCCATCCAGGGGATGCTGTGCATGGCCAACCTGCCCGCGGGGAcccccctgggcccccccagctGGTGGTCCGGGGGCTCGGGGCCCGACCGGGGGGGTGCcggggggtcgggggggggcaggagagcccccccagccccccggaGCACGGACAGCGAGGCCGAGGGCAGCCTGGACGAGCAGGACAGCCTGGGGGCCTGCTTCAAGGACGCCGAGTACA TTTACCCCTCCCTGGAGTCGGACGAGGACGACCCGGCCCTCAAGTCCCTCCCCAAGAGGAAGAAGGTGACGGACGACGCTCCCTGGAGCCCCAAAG CCCGGGTGACGCCGTCGCTGCCCCGGCAGAGCCGCCCGGTGCGGGAGGGGACCCGCGTGGCCTCAGTGGAGACCGGACTGGCCGCGGCAGCCGCCAAGCTGGCCCAGCAG gagCACCGGAAGCTGCAGCGCAGGAAGGGCCCCCCCACCAAACGCCGcccccccccctcgcccccctcccccgaggaggaggaggaggaggaggaggaggaggaagaggaagaggacGAGGATGAAGAGCCCGACCCCGAGCCcgaggggggggagggggaccccgaggtggggggggagggacaggcagaggtcggtgggggggagggggaggccGAGccccccccggagccccccccgGACCCCCTGTACCCCCCCAGCCTGGCCGACCACGAGTACACGGCCCGGCCGGGGGGGCCCCTCCCCCCGCCCGGGGGGGCTCAGCCGGGCAGGGCCCCCACCCCCATGGCCCCGGGGGTCTTCCTGAGCCAGCGCAGGGGcccccccggcaccgccccccCCCAGCACG GCAAACGCCCCCGGAAGGGTTTGGCCACTGCCAAGCAGCGCCTGGGCCGGATCCTCAAGATCCACCGGAatgggaagctgctgctctga